One segment of Leptospirillum ferrooxidans C2-3 DNA contains the following:
- a CDS encoding ATP-dependent helicase: MNSEDLNPEQREAVLHEGGALLVLAPAGSGKTRVVISRLLHLLEKYDLPEDRIMAVTFTRKAAGELVSRIREARPGARLPWVGTFHAISARFLRENADRAGLPSSFTVMDGHDQRFLARNLLKLSGVSEDEIDPKQLLTKISQWKMREETPEKLESSALFGPLRQMAVLYAAYEKRLAENQVLDYDDLLIRCMMLLSSDPLLRSVCQSHFAYILVDEYQDTNPVQEKLLRLFSRDLSNITVVGDDDQSIYRFRGADVGHIHSFPKEYRNVKRVVLRTNYRSTDSIVQVSAALISKAPKRFEKDVVSTGIKGEPVELVRFSDERDEAESIAKRIRDHVASGGRFSDHAVLFRMNAQSGPLEKAFSEYSIPHKVGSSGASFFDRREIRDLMAYFRILVNPHDRLSLVRILNVPSRGLGEKAQERLATILPGENPTVPQLLKNFAYESNPRQAPKIVELAQILESGISRVQERCSLELTFSRLIAEIGYREYLEGLSEGSDGGVGRTALLDELLSLAGRFDQWAKTEGVLDVASRFLEETALSQDDSLAGDASGVSDRVSLLTIHQSKGLEFPHVVVCGMEEGILPIRGRDVTDVEEERRLFYVAMTRASKTLSLTWCLSRQLFGRTQSARPSRFLFDLPAFGICGDIPKRQDQIGTPMRQASYTAGSGPFSQKTVLKKAPNASYPSPAKEKSEQVGSSFPTENRHHEKVGFRIRHARFGEGTIVSVSGSGADRELSISFGPGNIKKMLERYANIEWLESKGAG, translated from the coding sequence GTGAATTCTGAAGACCTGAACCCCGAGCAGAGGGAAGCGGTCCTTCACGAAGGAGGAGCGCTTCTGGTTCTTGCCCCTGCCGGCTCGGGAAAGACGCGAGTTGTCATCTCCCGTCTGCTTCATCTCTTGGAGAAGTATGATCTTCCAGAGGACCGGATCATGGCGGTTACCTTTACACGAAAAGCTGCAGGGGAGCTGGTTTCCCGTATTCGCGAGGCAAGACCCGGAGCGAGGCTTCCATGGGTCGGGACGTTTCATGCGATTTCTGCCCGATTTTTAAGGGAGAATGCCGACAGGGCGGGGCTGCCTTCCTCCTTCACCGTCATGGATGGCCATGATCAAAGGTTTCTCGCGAGAAATCTTCTGAAACTTTCGGGGGTCAGTGAAGATGAAATCGATCCCAAACAGCTTTTAACAAAAATCAGCCAGTGGAAGATGAGAGAAGAAACTCCGGAGAAGCTCGAGTCTTCGGCACTTTTTGGTCCGCTTCGCCAAATGGCGGTTCTGTATGCAGCTTATGAAAAACGGCTCGCCGAGAACCAGGTTCTCGACTACGATGACCTTCTGATCAGATGTATGATGTTGCTTTCTTCGGACCCTCTCCTGCGTTCTGTTTGTCAAAGTCATTTTGCCTATATTCTGGTCGATGAGTATCAGGACACGAATCCTGTTCAGGAAAAGCTTCTGCGACTTTTTTCGAGAGACTTGTCCAATATAACGGTTGTCGGGGATGATGATCAGTCCATCTACCGCTTTCGGGGTGCCGATGTTGGTCATATCCATTCCTTTCCAAAGGAATACAGGAATGTGAAAAGAGTCGTTCTGAGAACAAATTATCGATCAACCGACTCGATCGTCCAGGTTTCCGCCGCACTGATTTCAAAAGCACCCAAGCGTTTTGAGAAGGATGTCGTCTCAACAGGGATAAAGGGTGAGCCGGTAGAACTGGTGCGTTTTTCAGATGAACGCGATGAGGCGGAATCCATCGCCAAGCGCATTCGGGATCATGTCGCCTCGGGGGGGCGCTTTTCGGATCACGCTGTGCTTTTCAGGATGAATGCCCAGTCTGGCCCTCTTGAAAAAGCGTTTTCCGAGTACTCCATCCCCCATAAGGTGGGGTCATCCGGTGCCAGCTTTTTTGATCGCCGGGAGATCCGCGATCTGATGGCCTACTTCCGGATCCTTGTGAATCCGCATGATCGTCTTTCCCTCGTCCGTATCCTGAATGTTCCCAGCAGAGGTCTTGGGGAAAAGGCCCAGGAGCGACTGGCCACCATTTTGCCTGGAGAGAACCCCACGGTCCCCCAGCTTCTGAAAAATTTCGCATACGAGTCCAATCCGAGACAGGCTCCCAAGATTGTCGAACTCGCCCAGATTCTTGAGTCCGGAATCTCCCGGGTTCAGGAAAGGTGTTCTCTCGAGTTGACCTTTTCCCGACTGATCGCTGAAATCGGATACCGGGAATATCTTGAAGGCCTTTCCGAGGGAAGTGATGGGGGAGTCGGGCGGACGGCTCTTCTCGACGAGCTTCTCTCTTTGGCCGGAAGGTTTGACCAATGGGCCAAAACCGAGGGCGTTCTCGACGTTGCCTCCCGTTTTCTCGAAGAAACAGCCCTTTCCCAGGATGATTCCCTTGCAGGGGATGCATCGGGGGTTTCAGACAGGGTCAGCCTTCTGACCATTCACCAGTCAAAGGGGCTTGAGTTCCCTCATGTTGTCGTTTGCGGGATGGAGGAGGGAATTCTCCCGATCCGGGGAAGGGATGTGACGGATGTGGAGGAAGAACGTCGTTTGTTTTATGTTGCGATGACACGTGCATCGAAGACCTTGTCCCTGACCTGGTGCTTGTCGCGGCAGCTTTTTGGTCGAACCCAATCGGCCCGTCCCTCCCGTTTCCTGTTTGATCTTCCCGCATTCGGGATATGTGGAGACATTCCAAAACGGCAGGATCAGATCGGGACCCCGATGCGGCAAGCTTCCTACACGGCCGGGTCGGGACCATTTTCTCAAAAAACCGTTTTGAAAAAAGCCCCGAACGCGTCCTATCCATCGCCAGCCAAAGAAAAATCGGAACAGGTCGGATCTTCTTTTCCGACGGAAAATCGACACCATGAAAAAGTGGGTTTCCGGATTCGTCACGCTCGTTTTGGGGAGGGAACGATTGTCTCTGTTTCGGGATCGGGAGCGGATCGGGAGCTGTCAATTTCTTTTGGTCCTGGGAATATCAAGAAAATGCTTGAGCGCTATGCCAATATTGAATGGCTCGAGTCAAAAGGTGCCGGATAG
- the glmU gene encoding bifunctional UDP-N-acetylglucosamine diphosphorylase/glucosamine-1-phosphate N-acetyltransferase GlmU: protein MSDFRLEAAILAAGFGTRMFSPIPKMLSKILGDPLVRYPFEALSAMSSPPGKTYAVAGRDSIAHALPESVVWIQQKQMDGTLGAVEAVVLSPDWISGDATHLLVVNGDAPLLSGDLLDDFLGKSMASGVDMAIGTSTLDEPGRYGRVIRDRSGVSMIKEYVDLSLEEKAIQEINAGIYLFSREVLKTFLPKVLPHPEKKERFLTTVVELVREAGGEVGGIVLSPDVVLGVNTQEELSYASGLLKNRINKKHMASGVTFWDPASTYVGPRVRIGPGTILFPGVILEGDVVLSERTHVGAGSHLTDVHSGPDVTIRDYCVISGSRIEAAAIIGPFAHIRPDSHVGPTAHVGNFVELKKTSLGEGAKANHLAYLGDAEIGAGSNIGAGTITCNYDGVGKHKTVLGKNVFVGSDTQFVAPLKVGDGAVIAAGSTITEDVPPDSLALSRTSQENRDGAAIRYRERLLAAKREHQVAPGGQGG, encoded by the coding sequence CCAAGATGCTGTCAAAAATTCTTGGAGACCCACTGGTTCGCTACCCATTTGAGGCCCTTTCGGCTATGTCCTCGCCTCCGGGGAAAACCTATGCGGTTGCGGGTAGAGACTCGATCGCACATGCCCTTCCCGAGTCCGTTGTATGGATTCAGCAGAAACAGATGGATGGAACGCTCGGTGCTGTGGAGGCGGTGGTATTAAGTCCGGACTGGATATCGGGTGATGCGACCCATCTATTGGTAGTCAACGGAGATGCTCCACTTCTGAGCGGAGACCTTCTCGACGATTTTCTGGGAAAGTCAATGGCATCAGGCGTGGATATGGCCATAGGGACATCCACACTGGACGAGCCTGGCCGATATGGTCGAGTGATCCGGGATCGTTCGGGTGTCTCAATGATCAAGGAGTATGTCGATCTTTCCCTGGAAGAGAAGGCGATTCAGGAGATCAACGCCGGGATTTACCTTTTTTCCAGGGAGGTCCTGAAGACTTTTTTGCCGAAGGTTCTGCCCCATCCCGAGAAAAAGGAACGCTTCCTGACCACTGTGGTTGAACTCGTCCGCGAAGCTGGGGGAGAAGTCGGTGGTATCGTCTTGAGCCCGGATGTTGTTCTTGGGGTGAATACCCAAGAAGAGCTTTCTTATGCGTCAGGACTCCTGAAAAACCGTATCAACAAAAAACACATGGCGTCCGGGGTCACCTTCTGGGACCCCGCATCAACTTATGTCGGACCCCGGGTCAGGATAGGGCCAGGAACGATTCTTTTTCCGGGTGTAATCCTGGAAGGGGATGTGGTCCTGTCCGAACGAACTCATGTCGGTGCAGGCAGCCATCTGACAGATGTGCACTCTGGGCCGGATGTCACGATTCGCGACTATTGCGTGATTTCTGGTTCCCGGATTGAAGCGGCTGCCATTATTGGACCATTTGCCCATATCCGTCCGGATTCCCATGTAGGGCCGACAGCGCATGTCGGCAACTTTGTGGAGCTGAAAAAAACTTCTCTCGGAGAAGGGGCGAAAGCCAATCACCTTGCATATCTTGGAGATGCGGAAATCGGAGCCGGCTCGAATATCGGAGCCGGTACCATAACCTGCAACTACGATGGAGTCGGCAAGCACAAGACCGTTCTCGGGAAAAATGTGTTTGTGGGAAGTGACACTCAGTTTGTGGCTCCGCTCAAGGTGGGTGATGGGGCGGTGATCGCCGCGGGGTCAACGATTACAGAAGATGTTCCCCCTGACAGTCTGGCTCTTTCAAGAACAAGCCAGGAAAATCGGGACGGGGCGGCCATCCGTTACCGGGAAAGACTTCTTGCGGCGAAGCGTGAACACCAAGTGGCCCCGGGAGGTCAAGGGGGTTAA
- a CDS encoding PD40 domain-containing protein, translating into MAVKSAVKVETRKLIPGKVELLVPSFSPDGTMISYVQLTDPDAMNERRDLGCLTVVSADSGEEILDIRGDLVALNYRERGRGYIDLLPVWSPDSRYLYFHFDDPQWESIGPRWSLFRADLKTKEVFQLPFSIDQYRVNTVDVSPSGEFLALHTRQRWKDYTERFFWKKKVRKILADQLVVSGYSGENPVNIIDWPEDRLHHQEELGDFHWSPSSDLLGVIVRFKEGRGREECFLYLYDPKSQERRELFRTREHLDHFTWSPDGKWIFFHTKDPQIQTPSKRYSVYRVDVGSGQAERLTEHQEFFYPIAPREGSVILLETHLEGGGRGISLLDQSSGEIATVVKSGFNLYPTWAPSGNAFVYLRTKPDGKPFWTWPTEPTLQMVGGGPPVRLAPVDASSRLMSCKPSFSPDSREILFVAQDESEEANARFPGIWRSTIMEADSE; encoded by the coding sequence ATGGCTGTAAAGTCGGCTGTAAAGGTTGAAACACGAAAACTGATCCCTGGAAAGGTGGAACTTCTGGTTCCGTCTTTCTCTCCTGACGGGACCATGATTTCTTATGTGCAACTCACAGATCCGGATGCCATGAATGAGCGTCGGGACTTGGGATGCCTCACGGTTGTATCGGCTGACAGTGGAGAGGAGATCCTTGATATCAGGGGAGATCTCGTCGCGCTGAACTATCGGGAGCGGGGAAGGGGCTACATAGATCTCTTGCCGGTATGGTCCCCTGACAGCCGCTACCTTTACTTTCATTTTGATGATCCCCAGTGGGAGTCTATCGGGCCGAGGTGGAGCCTTTTCCGGGCGGACCTCAAGACAAAGGAGGTTTTTCAGCTTCCGTTTTCCATTGATCAGTATCGGGTCAATACGGTGGATGTCTCCCCTTCTGGAGAGTTTCTGGCCCTTCATACCCGGCAGAGATGGAAGGATTACACCGAGCGATTTTTCTGGAAGAAAAAAGTCCGCAAGATCCTTGCCGATCAGCTTGTTGTTTCGGGATATTCCGGGGAAAATCCGGTCAATATCATCGACTGGCCGGAAGATCGACTGCACCATCAAGAAGAGCTTGGCGACTTTCACTGGTCTCCGTCGTCTGACCTTTTGGGCGTGATTGTCCGTTTCAAGGAGGGCCGGGGGCGCGAAGAGTGCTTCCTCTATCTTTATGATCCCAAAAGTCAGGAACGCCGTGAGCTTTTCCGGACCAGGGAGCATCTGGATCACTTTACCTGGTCTCCGGATGGAAAGTGGATCTTTTTTCATACGAAGGATCCACAGATACAGACTCCATCGAAACGTTATTCCGTCTACCGGGTTGATGTCGGGTCAGGTCAGGCAGAACGTTTGACCGAGCATCAGGAGTTTTTCTATCCGATTGCTCCCCGCGAAGGCTCTGTCATTCTTCTTGAAACGCACCTTGAAGGTGGTGGAAGGGGAATTTCACTGCTGGACCAGTCAAGCGGAGAAATTGCCACTGTCGTGAAGAGCGGCTTCAACCTTTATCCCACATGGGCTCCCTCAGGGAATGCGTTTGTCTATCTGAGAACCAAACCTGACGGAAAACCGTTCTGGACCTGGCCAACAGAGCCGACGCTCCAGATGGTCGGGGGCGGGCCACCTGTAAGACTTGCTCCGGTGGATGCCTCATCCCGGCTGATGAGCTGCAAACCTTCCTTTTCACCGGATAGCCGTGAGATCCTCTTTGTAGCTCAGGACGAAAGCGAGGAAGCGAATGCCAGATTCCCCGGAATCTGGAGATCAACCATCATGGAAGCGGATTCGGAGTGA